The following proteins come from a genomic window of Nitrospira sp.:
- a CDS encoding DNA polymerase III delta subunit, with protein sequence MASVMSHVQLESALEQQRPGSLYLLVGEEDLLRDSALGVIKRAAIGSEGNEFNYELFYGDEARGIDIRNSVAAVPVFAERRLVVVKAAEKLNARESDLLLDCIKNPIESTTLVFVSPKLDGRLKFSQLLTRAAITVDCSPLREAQLPAWIAREAERVGLRVEEAAAQGLQESCGASLYGVRRELEKLASYVPPDRFVTAADVHLLRGMDPGASVFDLTLAIAEGRRGRALSILARNLEAGEAPLRILGSLAWQYRRLWKAKDSLANGGREGEVARSLRMDPWKVRAFLGRFSEPHLHAALHLFLDTDGKLKGGSGSRPRIVLERLLLKLCEDTAGRRAEPPPHLPVPPKRVSARVVSNVRTIKSRNRTGH encoded by the coding sequence ATGGCATCGGTCATGAGCCATGTGCAGCTGGAGTCGGCTTTGGAACAGCAGAGGCCCGGGTCTCTGTATCTCCTTGTAGGTGAAGAAGACCTTCTGCGGGATTCCGCGCTCGGCGTCATCAAACGCGCGGCCATCGGCAGTGAAGGGAACGAATTCAATTACGAGTTGTTCTATGGAGATGAAGCGCGCGGAATTGATATTCGGAACAGTGTGGCGGCTGTGCCGGTCTTTGCAGAGCGCCGCTTGGTGGTGGTGAAAGCGGCAGAGAAACTGAATGCGCGAGAAAGCGACCTCCTGCTCGATTGTATAAAGAATCCTATCGAATCTACGACGCTGGTGTTCGTGAGCCCGAAGTTGGACGGTCGATTAAAATTTTCCCAACTCCTGACACGAGCGGCGATCACGGTCGATTGTTCACCTCTCCGCGAGGCGCAGTTGCCTGCTTGGATCGCCCGCGAAGCAGAACGGGTCGGGCTTCGCGTGGAGGAGGCGGCGGCCCAGGGGCTGCAGGAGTCCTGTGGTGCGTCACTCTATGGCGTGCGGCGTGAATTGGAAAAGCTGGCTTCATATGTGCCGCCTGATCGTTTCGTCACCGCCGCCGATGTCCATCTGCTGCGCGGCATGGATCCCGGCGCCTCGGTGTTTGATTTGACCCTCGCCATTGCAGAGGGTCGCCGGGGACGAGCCCTTTCCATTCTGGCGCGCAATCTTGAGGCAGGGGAAGCGCCGCTTCGGATTCTTGGTTCTCTCGCCTGGCAGTATCGCCGTCTCTGGAAAGCCAAAGACTCGCTGGCCAATGGCGGTCGCGAAGGGGAGGTGGCCAGAAGCTTGCGCATGGACCCATGGAAGGTCCGTGCTTTCCTCGGTCGGTTTTCCGAGCCGCACCTTCACGCGGCGCTGCATCTGTTTCTCGACACTGATGGGAAGTTGAAGGGCGGAAGCGGAAGCCGTCCGAGGATCGTACTGGAGCGTTTGTTGCTGAAGCTTTGTGAGGACACTGCCGGCCGGCGAGCCGAGCCGCCTCCTCACCTTCCGGTCCCACCGAAGCGAGTTTCTGCGCGGGTCGTATCGAACGTGCGAACGATTAAGAGCCGGAACCGGACAGGGCATTGA
- a CDS encoding SSU ribosomal protein S20p → MPRVHKSTIRRARQADRRHERNRATLNTVKTLIKKVQSAVAGKKTDEAKTSLLEATSVIGKAVSKGVLHRNTASRRISRLALRVNALSGSGS, encoded by the coding sequence ATGCCACGCGTTCATAAATCGACGATTCGGCGAGCCCGCCAAGCAGACCGGCGCCATGAGCGAAATCGGGCAACTCTCAACACTGTGAAAACACTCATCAAGAAGGTTCAGTCCGCCGTGGCTGGAAAAAAGACGGATGAGGCCAAGACCAGCTTGCTGGAAGCGACCTCGGTGATCGGGAAGGCAGTTTCGAAAGGCGTGCTTCATCGCAACACCGCGTCCCGCCGAATTTCACGTTTGGCGCTTCGCGTCAATGCCCTGTCCGGTTCCGGCTCTTAA